The following coding sequences are from one Geothrix sp. window:
- a CDS encoding PKD domain-containing protein: MKSRILGLSSLLGVALLTVPHLNCGKGSSQNAQTPATDPPATAAPFTYTQVASGLARPTGLALGGANTLVVSQESTNPLDASIARVDLRTGALRVQGADPAVRSGIAANHAGRLYWVDANRGALMTQGATDGAPSVLHAGGMLPATALAVDSADRVYLAGTTSSGGTAAVIVRGGAISAIPDPAGPEKTTLVAAASGDLYWTSSAAGLIYHRAPDGSGGVVLSGLKAPRGLALDTSENLLYFTEVPTPGVAGASGGKNTVNALDLTSMTRTVIHSGDPQPSAVAVAPNGNVYWTSTSRGVVMAAVPSSAPTATAQFTATLSGGDEVPPVTTQATGQATFSLASGSSVSDDHVSSGPALRYTVSLTGIRNVRRIEIRQGLPGATGALVATLSRGEDFGEEDDDHAGSGFAVSGRIRARNLKGPFAGDWVGFSAALANGSFYLNVLTQAQPTGELRGQILPASGTPTNHPPTATITSPSADVTIQAGQSVSFAGTASDPDGDAVTVLWTFGDGSTSSMLSPGSHLFPMAGTYTVRLTATDAKGLVDPNPPTRTVTVQAATGNQAPVGTITAPVGNVTVVAGQPVSFSGMATDPDGNSVTVLWTFGDGGTSTLLSPGNHVYSAAGTYTVRFTATDSLGLADPNPPTRTITVQPAAVNQPPDAVITAPAANVSITAGQAVSFTGTVSDPNGDTVTVLWSFGDGSTSTLLAPGNHTFATAGTYTVTLTATDSKGLADPTPATRTITVTAGGTAPTLTQLQTTIFTPLCIGCHGQNGDAGMNLTAGNAYANLVNVAATTRSGLRVVPGSPGTSALVAQLAGGHRSVSAANQSLISAWITAGALNN, translated from the coding sequence ATGAAATCCCGAATCCTCGGACTGTCCTCGTTGCTTGGGGTGGCGCTGCTCACCGTGCCCCACCTGAACTGCGGGAAGGGATCCTCCCAGAACGCCCAGACCCCCGCTACGGATCCGCCCGCGACCGCGGCTCCCTTCACCTACACCCAGGTGGCCTCGGGTCTGGCCCGGCCCACGGGCCTCGCCCTTGGCGGGGCGAACACCCTGGTCGTCTCCCAGGAATCCACCAACCCGCTGGACGCGTCCATCGCCCGGGTCGATCTGCGCACCGGGGCCTTGCGCGTGCAGGGCGCCGATCCCGCCGTGCGCTCCGGCATCGCCGCCAACCATGCCGGAAGGCTCTACTGGGTGGATGCGAACCGCGGCGCCCTCATGACCCAGGGGGCCACCGATGGCGCCCCCTCCGTGCTGCACGCCGGTGGCATGCTGCCCGCCACCGCCCTGGCCGTGGATTCCGCGGACCGGGTCTACCTCGCGGGCACGACCTCCTCAGGCGGCACCGCCGCCGTGATCGTGCGGGGCGGGGCGATCTCCGCCATCCCCGATCCCGCCGGGCCGGAGAAGACCACCCTCGTGGCGGCCGCCTCCGGGGACCTGTACTGGACCAGCAGCGCCGCCGGACTCATCTACCACCGGGCGCCTGATGGCTCCGGCGGCGTGGTTCTCTCGGGCCTGAAAGCCCCCCGTGGGCTGGCCCTCGACACCTCCGAGAATCTCCTCTACTTCACGGAAGTACCCACGCCCGGCGTGGCCGGGGCCTCCGGCGGGAAAAACACCGTCAACGCCCTGGACCTCACGTCCATGACCCGCACGGTGATCCACAGCGGGGACCCCCAGCCTTCGGCGGTCGCCGTGGCCCCCAATGGCAACGTCTACTGGACCAGCACCAGCCGCGGCGTGGTCATGGCCGCCGTCCCCTCGTCGGCACCCACGGCCACGGCCCAGTTCACGGCCACCCTCAGCGGCGGTGACGAGGTCCCGCCGGTCACCACCCAGGCCACCGGCCAGGCCACCTTCTCCCTGGCCAGCGGCAGCAGCGTCTCCGATGACCACGTGTCCTCGGGCCCGGCGCTGCGCTACACCGTCTCCCTCACGGGCATCCGGAATGTCCGCCGCATCGAGATCCGGCAGGGGCTGCCCGGCGCCACGGGTGCTCTGGTCGCCACGCTGTCGCGCGGTGAGGACTTCGGGGAGGAGGACGACGACCATGCCGGCAGCGGCTTCGCGGTGAGTGGCCGGATCCGGGCACGGAACCTCAAGGGGCCCTTCGCCGGTGACTGGGTGGGCTTCAGCGCGGCCCTCGCCAACGGCAGCTTCTACCTGAACGTGCTCACCCAGGCCCAGCCCACGGGCGAGCTCCGGGGCCAGATCCTCCCAGCCAGCGGGACGCCCACCAACCATCCCCCGACGGCCACGATCACGTCCCCCTCGGCGGATGTGACCATCCAGGCGGGCCAGTCCGTGTCCTTCGCGGGCACCGCCTCGGATCCCGACGGGGATGCCGTCACCGTGCTCTGGACCTTCGGCGACGGGAGCACTTCGTCGATGCTGTCACCGGGCAGCCACCTGTTCCCCATGGCGGGCACCTACACCGTGCGTCTGACCGCCACCGATGCCAAAGGCCTGGTGGATCCCAACCCGCCCACCCGCACCGTCACCGTGCAGGCCGCCACCGGAAACCAGGCGCCGGTCGGGACGATCACCGCCCCCGTCGGCAACGTCACGGTGGTGGCGGGCCAGCCCGTCTCCTTCTCGGGCATGGCCACGGATCCCGATGGCAACTCCGTAACCGTCCTCTGGACCTTCGGGGACGGTGGCACGTCGACCCTGCTCTCGCCCGGGAATCACGTCTACAGCGCGGCCGGCACCTACACGGTCCGCTTCACGGCCACCGATTCCCTGGGGCTGGCGGATCCCAATCCGCCCACCCGGACCATCACCGTGCAGCCCGCGGCGGTCAACCAGCCACCTGACGCGGTCATCACGGCCCCCGCGGCCAATGTCAGCATCACGGCCGGACAGGCGGTCTCCTTCACCGGCACCGTCTCCGATCCCAACGGCGACACCGTGACCGTCCTCTGGTCCTTCGGGGACGGCAGTACCTCCACCCTGCTGGCACCGGGCAACCACACCTTCGCCACGGCCGGTACCTACACCGTCACCCTGACCGCCACGGATTCCAAGGGGCTGGCCGATCCCACTCCCGCCACCCGGACCATCACCGTGACCGCCGGGGGCACCGCACCCACCTTGACCCAGCTGCAGACGACGATCTTCACGCCGCTCTGCATCGGCTGCCATGGCCAGAACGGGGATGCCGGCATGAACCTGACCGCGGGCAATGCCTACGCCAACCTGGTGAATGTCGCCGCCACCACCCGCTCCGGCTTGCGGGTCGTGCCGGGCAGTCCGGGGACCAGCGCCCTGGTGGCCCAGCTGGCCGGCGGCCACCGCAGCGTGTCGGCGGCGAACCAGTCCCTCATCTCCGCCTGGATCACCGCAGGCGCGCTGAACAACTGA
- a CDS encoding MFS transporter, with protein sequence MTSPGAAPSLLGPDGRLLFVTRAARMFSYGFLSVVLVLYLAGLGFSEGRIGLLLTLTLVGDTLISLWITLHADRVGRKRMLALGSALMLLAGVPFALSGDFTVLVLAATFGVISPSGNEVGPFLAIEQAALSQVLPEDRRTGVFAWYNLTGSFATALGALAGGWTAQALQSSGLAPVASYRVLIFAYAAVGLLLAALFAKLSGAVEAPPTAAAAGRWGLHASKGVVFKLSALFSLDAFAGGFVIQSLVAYWFHQKFGVAPGTLGSIFFVANVLAGLSSLYAVKLAGRIGLIRTMVYTHIPSNVLLILVPLMPSLPLAIAMLLLRFSISQMDVPTRQAYTMAVVAPDERSAAAGVTGIARTTGAAISPVLAGPMLAVPALGGLPFFLAGGLKILYDLLLYRSFKATERGG encoded by the coding sequence ATGACCTCCCCCGGCGCGGCCCCCTCCCTCCTCGGCCCCGATGGCCGGCTGCTCTTCGTGACGCGGGCGGCGCGGATGTTCTCGTACGGCTTCCTCTCCGTGGTGCTGGTGCTGTACCTGGCCGGGCTCGGCTTCAGCGAGGGGCGCATCGGCCTGCTGCTGACGCTCACCCTGGTGGGCGACACGCTCATCTCGCTCTGGATCACCCTCCACGCCGACCGTGTGGGCCGCAAGCGCATGCTCGCCCTGGGCTCGGCCCTCATGCTGCTGGCGGGTGTGCCCTTCGCCCTCAGCGGCGACTTCACGGTGCTGGTGCTGGCCGCCACCTTCGGCGTCATCAGCCCCTCCGGCAACGAAGTGGGCCCCTTCCTGGCCATCGAGCAGGCGGCCCTGTCCCAGGTGCTGCCCGAGGACCGCCGCACCGGCGTCTTCGCCTGGTACAACCTCACGGGCTCCTTCGCCACCGCCCTGGGCGCCCTGGCCGGCGGCTGGACCGCCCAGGCCCTGCAGAGCTCCGGCCTGGCCCCGGTGGCCAGCTACCGGGTGCTGATCTTCGCCTACGCCGCCGTGGGGCTGCTGCTGGCGGCCCTCTTCGCGAAGCTGAGCGGGGCCGTGGAGGCTCCGCCGACGGCCGCCGCGGCCGGGCGCTGGGGGCTGCATGCCTCGAAGGGCGTGGTGTTCAAGCTGTCGGCTCTCTTCTCCCTGGACGCCTTCGCCGGGGGCTTCGTCATCCAGAGCCTCGTAGCCTACTGGTTCCACCAGAAGTTCGGCGTGGCCCCGGGCACGCTGGGCTCCATCTTCTTCGTGGCCAACGTGCTGGCGGGCCTCTCCAGCCTCTATGCCGTGAAGCTGGCCGGGCGCATCGGCCTCATCCGCACCATGGTCTACACCCACATCCCCTCGAACGTGCTGCTGATCCTGGTGCCGCTCATGCCCAGCCTGCCGCTCGCCATCGCCATGCTGCTGCTGCGCTTCAGCATCTCGCAGATGGACGTGCCCACGCGCCAGGCCTACACCATGGCCGTGGTGGCGCCCGACGAGCGCTCCGCCGCCGCCGGCGTCACGGGCATCGCGCGCACCACCGGCGCAGCCATCTCACCCGTCCTGGCCGGCCCCATGCTCGCCGTCCCCGCCCTCGGCGGGCTGCCCTTCTTCCTCGCCGGGGGGCTCAAGATCCTCTACGACCTGCTGCTCTACCGGAGCTTCAAGGCCACCGAGCGCGGTGGTTGA
- a CDS encoding PAS domain S-box protein produces MTSPLPPPQVPPACQWVDSLPLAMVAWDPVEEALCPNLAFTELFGYGSGDLRDAGAWWESFLPDPATRQQLQGAWAEALRPPRDGSRPMAPMDLPMRQRDGSWRFVRAACARLGENPVITFTDLTRHHRTEEVLAFLASGALGPGEDFFQSLARFLAEQFAVEFVCIDVLEGDGLTAKTLAMWCDGRFEDNVSYALKDTPCGVLAGKAVCCFPSGVAASFPKDEVLRDLRAESYLGVTLWGHTGKPIGLIALIGRRPLKEPELAEALLKLVADRAAGELERRRAEEALRMSEAAHRHQFTDNSSVMLMIDPEDGRILDANRAATAFYGYAPERMLELHISDINILPEGELQRIMASIREDEGARFEFQHRLADGSLREVEVSSSRVLAGHRRVLYSIIHDITERKQAEALLRENEAKLRTIFEASEAGIILVSDRGEISFANRRMAEMFGMPLEQLIGTTYPEHLHPSERRIADARMRMIITGEIDLVSVERLFIRADGSTFWGHLSGRRLENPDGSLHTLVGIITDVTKRREAEERQQFLQAQLHQAQKLESLGSLAGGVAHDMNNVLGAILGLASAHIESQPAGSPVQRAFGTIIKAAERGGNMLKGLLSFARQNAVEEQQDLDLNAIMREEVRLLERTTLSKIRLEMDLDPALHLVRGDAGALNHAFMNLCVNAVDAMPENGTLTLRTRNLPSRWVEVQVQDTGMGMEKEVMDRALDPFFTTKEVGKGTGLGLSIVYSTVKTHQGEMELRSEPGQGTCVLLRFPASAGPAQPAEPSGAYRTLPFGGSLEVLLVDDDELIQNSMLGMLELLGHLPCLAATGEEALARVEGGLRPDVVILDMNMPGLGGAGTLPRLRALLPTVPVLLTTGRADQAAQDLVQAHRHVTLLSKPFGMKELQAHLAPFVRV; encoded by the coding sequence ATGACCTCGCCACTCCCGCCGCCTCAGGTCCCCCCCGCCTGCCAATGGGTGGACAGCCTGCCCCTGGCCATGGTGGCGTGGGATCCCGTGGAGGAGGCCCTCTGCCCCAACCTGGCGTTCACGGAGCTCTTCGGCTACGGGAGCGGGGATCTCCGGGACGCCGGAGCATGGTGGGAGTCGTTCCTTCCAGACCCCGCCACCCGCCAGCAGCTGCAGGGGGCCTGGGCGGAGGCGCTGCGGCCCCCCAGGGACGGGAGCCGGCCCATGGCGCCCATGGACCTCCCCATGCGGCAGCGGGACGGCTCCTGGCGGTTCGTCCGGGCCGCCTGCGCCCGGCTTGGCGAGAACCCCGTCATCACCTTCACGGACCTGACCCGGCATCACCGCACCGAGGAGGTGCTGGCCTTCCTGGCCAGTGGCGCCCTTGGGCCGGGCGAGGACTTCTTCCAGTCCCTGGCCCGGTTCCTGGCCGAGCAGTTCGCCGTGGAATTCGTCTGCATCGATGTCCTCGAAGGCGATGGCCTGACGGCGAAGACGCTCGCAATGTGGTGTGACGGCCGCTTCGAGGACAACGTCTCCTACGCCCTGAAGGACACGCCCTGTGGCGTGCTCGCGGGAAAGGCGGTGTGCTGCTTCCCCTCCGGGGTGGCCGCCTCCTTCCCCAAGGATGAGGTGCTCCGGGACCTCAGGGCCGAGAGCTACCTGGGGGTGACCCTCTGGGGCCACACCGGGAAGCCCATCGGCCTGATCGCCCTGATCGGCCGGCGCCCGCTGAAGGAGCCGGAACTGGCCGAAGCGCTGCTGAAGCTGGTGGCGGACCGGGCGGCCGGAGAGCTGGAGCGCCGGCGGGCGGAGGAGGCCCTGCGGATGAGCGAGGCCGCCCATCGCCACCAGTTCACCGACAACTCGTCGGTGATGCTGATGATCGACCCCGAGGATGGCCGCATCCTCGACGCCAACCGCGCCGCCACTGCCTTCTACGGCTACGCGCCGGAGCGGATGCTGGAGCTGCACATCTCGGACATCAACATCCTGCCGGAGGGGGAGCTCCAGCGGATCATGGCCTCCATCCGGGAGGACGAAGGGGCCCGCTTCGAATTCCAGCACCGCCTGGCGGATGGCTCCCTCCGCGAGGTGGAGGTCTCCTCCAGCCGCGTCCTGGCGGGCCACCGCCGGGTGCTGTACTCCATCATCCACGACATCACCGAGCGCAAGCAGGCCGAGGCCCTGCTGCGGGAGAACGAGGCCAAGCTCAGGACCATCTTCGAGGCCTCCGAAGCCGGCATCATCCTGGTGTCCGACCGGGGCGAGATCTCCTTCGCGAACCGGCGCATGGCGGAGATGTTCGGGATGCCCCTGGAGCAGCTGATCGGGACCACCTACCCCGAGCACCTGCACCCGTCCGAAAGGCGGATCGCCGATGCGCGGATGCGGATGATCATCACCGGGGAGATCGACCTCGTCTCCGTGGAGCGGCTGTTCATCCGGGCCGACGGGAGCACCTTCTGGGGCCACCTGTCGGGGCGTCGCCTGGAGAACCCGGACGGAAGCCTGCACACCCTGGTCGGCATCATCACCGACGTCACCAAGCGCCGGGAGGCGGAGGAACGGCAGCAGTTCCTGCAGGCCCAGCTCCACCAGGCCCAGAAGCTGGAGAGCCTCGGCAGCCTCGCCGGAGGCGTGGCCCACGACATGAACAACGTCCTGGGGGCGATCCTCGGACTGGCCTCCGCCCACATCGAGTCCCAGCCGGCGGGAAGCCCGGTCCAGCGCGCCTTCGGCACCATCATCAAGGCCGCGGAGCGGGGCGGCAACATGCTGAAGGGCCTGCTCAGCTTCGCGCGGCAGAACGCCGTGGAGGAGCAGCAGGACCTGGACCTCAACGCCATCATGCGGGAGGAGGTCCGGCTGCTCGAGCGCACCACCCTGTCCAAGATCCGGCTCGAGATGGACCTGGATCCGGCGCTGCACCTGGTCCGCGGCGACGCGGGAGCCCTGAACCACGCCTTCATGAACCTCTGCGTGAACGCCGTGGACGCCATGCCGGAGAACGGCACCCTCACCCTGCGGACCCGGAACCTCCCCAGCCGCTGGGTCGAGGTGCAGGTCCAGGACACAGGCATGGGCATGGAAAAGGAGGTCATGGACCGGGCCCTGGATCCCTTCTTCACCACCAAGGAGGTGGGCAAGGGCACGGGGCTGGGCCTGTCCATCGTCTACAGCACGGTCAAGACCCACCAGGGCGAGATGGAGCTCCGGAGCGAGCCGGGCCAGGGCACCTGCGTCCTCCTGCGCTTCCCGGCCAGCGCCGGCCCAGCCCAGCCCGCCGAACCCTCCGGGGCCTATCGCACCCTGCCCTTCGGCGGGTCCCTGGAGGTCCTGCTGGTGGACGACGACGAGCTGATCCAGAACTCCATGCTGGGCATGCTCGAGCTCCTCGGGCACCTGCCCTGCCTGGCCGCCACCGGCGAAGAGGCCCTGGCCCGGGTGGAGGGCGGCCTCCGTCCCGACGTGGTCATCCTGGACATGAACATGCCGGGCCTGGGGGGCGCGGGGACCCTGCCGCGGCTGCGGGCCCTGCTGCCCACGGTGCCGGTGCTCCTGACCACGGGCCGGGCCGACCAGGCCGCCCAGGATCTGGTCCAGGCGCACCGCCACGTCACCCTGCTCTCCAAGCCCTTCGGCATGAAGGAACTCCAGGCGCACCTGGCCCCCTTCGTGCGGGTCTGA
- a CDS encoding DUF2164 domain-containing protein, whose product MDIKLTPDTEKRLAGPIQRFVAEEYGESIGELGAGNFLRFCLKEIGPAIYNQAISDAQGCLQERVTDLENICFAEETSYWGTAAKKGIQRKPDHRR is encoded by the coding sequence ATGGACATCAAGCTCACCCCCGACACCGAGAAGCGCCTGGCCGGCCCCATCCAGCGCTTCGTAGCCGAGGAGTACGGCGAAAGCATCGGCGAGCTGGGCGCGGGCAACTTCCTGCGCTTCTGCCTGAAGGAGATCGGCCCCGCCATCTACAACCAGGCCATCAGCGATGCACAGGGCTGCCTGCAGGAGCGGGTGACGGACCTGGAGAACATCTGCTTCGCCGAGGAGACCAGCTACTGGGGGACCGCCGCGAAGAAAGGGATCCAGCGCAAGCCCGACCATCGGCGGTAG
- a CDS encoding 5-carboxymethyl-2-hydroxymuconate Delta-isomerase, which produces MPHCILEASDNLLDQPDWGSLLREINGTLVGTGLFTAADIKSRLLRHPVFAIGDGAADQAFVTLNVQILGGRPDEVKAQLSEALLPVLARAFPHTFAKMRCSLTVQITDIHRASYRRQISY; this is translated from the coding sequence ATGCCCCACTGCATCCTTGAAGCCTCGGACAACCTCCTCGACCAGCCCGACTGGGGCAGCCTGCTGCGGGAGATCAACGGCACCCTGGTGGGCACGGGGCTGTTCACCGCGGCGGACATCAAGAGCCGGCTCCTGCGACACCCGGTCTTCGCCATCGGCGATGGCGCCGCGGACCAGGCCTTCGTCACCCTGAACGTGCAGATCCTGGGCGGCCGCCCGGACGAGGTGAAGGCCCAGCTCAGCGAGGCCCTGCTGCCCGTGCTGGCCAGGGCCTTCCCCCACACCTTCGCGAAGATGAGATGCAGCCTCACGGTGCAGATCACGGACATCCACCGGGCCAGCTACCGCCGCCAGATCAGCTACTAG
- a CDS encoding DUF3892 domain-containing protein, with amino-acid sequence MKTVVEEPVQTRSRKKLKWETAKGHGVVPTHFGKAKHLDAKAPSAKAFPGGKDLVIETFKNAGDAPATTTISDGGGKKLRNATINLIFWGDAWTANPAPNPSLAQVVNDAASILAGPYQARISQYGATPARLGGIFVSVPGNNPPTNYQTSDVANLITGAIGGGALPEPDEETNDVLHCVFMPPGTNAPPNLGGLHTYANWTEISLIPFDIDINDRTHIAWVAFGNRGFISSVFSHEVVEALSDPEGNGVQVNPTNANAWNEIGDVCQSTGLVNGVTVQSYWSQSDRACVIPVNLALEMQISFIHKTPRDDAFHPIRAVGGMNLTQNIPFRMTQKECIASIDRGNKFFVVGADGSRAEVKVFVHFPPWNRQGIRYIATVADNSKADNLLSLPEG; translated from the coding sequence ATGAAAACCGTCGTCGAAGAACCCGTCCAGACCCGGAGTCGCAAGAAGCTGAAGTGGGAGACCGCCAAGGGCCACGGCGTGGTCCCCACCCATTTCGGCAAGGCCAAGCATCTGGATGCCAAGGCCCCCTCGGCCAAGGCCTTCCCGGGCGGGAAGGACCTCGTCATCGAGACCTTCAAGAATGCCGGCGACGCGCCGGCCACCACCACCATCAGCGACGGGGGCGGCAAGAAGCTCCGCAACGCCACCATCAACCTCATCTTCTGGGGCGATGCCTGGACCGCCAACCCCGCGCCGAACCCCTCGCTGGCCCAGGTGGTGAACGACGCGGCCAGCATCCTGGCGGGACCGTACCAGGCCCGCATCTCCCAGTACGGCGCCACGCCGGCCAGGCTGGGCGGCATCTTCGTGTCCGTCCCCGGCAACAACCCGCCCACGAACTACCAGACCTCGGACGTGGCAAACCTCATCACGGGGGCCATCGGCGGCGGCGCGCTGCCCGAACCGGACGAGGAGACCAACGACGTCCTCCACTGCGTCTTCATGCCGCCGGGCACCAACGCCCCACCCAACCTCGGGGGCCTGCACACCTATGCGAACTGGACGGAGATCAGCCTCATCCCCTTCGACATCGACATCAACGACCGCACGCACATCGCCTGGGTGGCCTTCGGCAACCGGGGCTTCATCTCCTCGGTGTTCTCGCACGAGGTGGTCGAGGCCCTCAGCGATCCCGAAGGGAACGGCGTCCAGGTGAATCCGACGAATGCAAACGCCTGGAACGAGATCGGCGACGTCTGCCAGTCCACGGGCCTGGTCAATGGCGTCACGGTGCAGTCCTACTGGTCCCAGAGCGACCGGGCCTGCGTGATTCCGGTGAACCTCGCCCTGGAGATGCAGATCAGCTTCATCCACAAGACGCCGCGGGATGACGCCTTCCATCCCATCCGGGCCGTGGGCGGCATGAACCTCACCCAGAACATCCCGTTCCGGATGACGCAGAAGGAGTGCATCGCCTCCATCGACCGGGGCAACAAGTTCTTCGTGGTCGGGGCCGACGGCAGCCGTGCCGAGGTGAAGGTCTTCGTCCACTTCCCGCCCTGGAACCGGCAGGGCATCCGCTACATCGCCACCGTCGCCGACAACTCGAAGGCGGACAACCTGCTGTCGCTGCCCGAGGGCTGA
- a CDS encoding M14 family metallopeptidase → MSLLTRAEATRYEETSRHADVMAFIAGLQAKGDKRLHVTTFGVSPQGRELPLLVLSDHGVKTPEEARSLGRPVVLVISGIHAGEVEGKEGCLMLVRDLLEGRPGLDAGALLADLTLVVVPLFNPDGNDAIDPGNRRLHLPKLTGQLGPDSGVGTRVNAAKINLNRDYLRMQGEEMRLLQTRVCQPWAPDLTIDNHATNGSVHRFSMTYDIPHTVESGRGEPIEYMRQRLLPPVTAALKRNHGLDAGWYGNFVEDERAMDADVDAQPGAPVREGWMTYPHHPRFGSNYRGLTSRMDLLLECYSYISFAERVRTAYAFMLETLKYVAAHRDEVVQTVAASRTPRERIAIRYGLERFAAPVEILTRTPRTLEGAPTSVTLPYLGRFVGSTVVERPEAYLVPAPMAAHLRRHGLSLQEAVGTFDVEVPVTEGLGSEGGRAILEAAAVGEVSVSWRRGPRAVPPGWALVPTEQPLGAIAVYLCEPESDDGAVENGLLPVPALGEELALWRVPALG, encoded by the coding sequence ATGTCCCTGCTGACCCGCGCCGAAGCCACCCGCTACGAGGAGACCAGCCGCCACGCGGACGTGATGGCCTTCATCGCCGGTCTCCAGGCCAAGGGCGACAAGCGCCTGCATGTCACCACCTTCGGCGTGAGCCCCCAGGGCCGCGAGCTGCCCCTGCTGGTGCTGTCGGATCATGGCGTCAAGACGCCGGAGGAGGCCCGCAGCCTGGGCCGCCCCGTGGTGCTGGTCATCAGCGGCATCCACGCCGGCGAGGTGGAGGGCAAGGAGGGCTGCCTGATGCTGGTGCGCGACCTGCTGGAGGGCCGGCCCGGGCTCGATGCCGGCGCCCTCCTCGCGGACCTGACGCTGGTGGTGGTGCCCCTGTTCAATCCCGACGGCAATGATGCCATCGATCCCGGCAACCGGCGCCTGCACCTGCCCAAGCTCACGGGTCAGCTGGGCCCCGACAGCGGCGTGGGCACCCGCGTGAACGCCGCCAAGATCAACCTGAACCGCGACTACCTCCGCATGCAGGGCGAGGAGATGCGTCTGCTGCAGACCCGCGTGTGCCAGCCCTGGGCGCCGGACCTCACCATCGACAACCACGCCACCAACGGCTCGGTGCACCGCTTCTCCATGACCTACGACATCCCCCACACGGTGGAGAGCGGCCGGGGCGAGCCCATCGAGTACATGCGCCAGCGCCTGCTGCCGCCGGTCACCGCGGCCCTGAAGCGCAACCACGGCCTGGACGCGGGCTGGTACGGCAACTTCGTGGAGGACGAGCGGGCCATGGACGCGGACGTGGACGCCCAGCCGGGCGCGCCAGTGCGCGAGGGCTGGATGACCTACCCACACCACCCCCGCTTCGGCAGCAACTACCGGGGCCTCACCAGCCGCATGGACCTGCTGCTGGAGTGCTACTCGTACATCAGCTTCGCCGAGCGCGTCCGCACGGCCTACGCCTTCATGCTGGAGACGCTCAAATACGTGGCGGCCCACCGGGACGAGGTGGTGCAGACCGTGGCGGCGAGCCGGACGCCCCGGGAGCGCATCGCCATCCGCTACGGCCTGGAGCGCTTCGCCGCGCCCGTCGAGATCCTCACGCGCACGCCGCGCACGCTGGAAGGAGCGCCCACGAGCGTGACCCTGCCGTACCTGGGCCGCTTCGTGGGCAGCACCGTGGTGGAGCGCCCCGAGGCCTACCTGGTGCCCGCGCCCATGGCCGCCCACCTGCGTCGGCACGGCCTCAGCCTCCAGGAGGCCGTGGGCACCTTCGACGTGGAGGTCCCCGTCACCGAGGGCCTGGGCTCCGAGGGGGGCCGCGCCATCCTGGAGGCCGCCGCCGTGGGCGAGGTTTCGGTGTCCTGGCGCCGGGGCCCCCGGGCCGTGCCGCCGGGCTGGGCCCTGGTGCCCACCGAGCAGCCCCTCGGCGCCATCGCCGTCTACCTCTGCGAGCCCGAGAGCGATGACGGCGCCGTGGAGAACGGCCTGCTGCCGGTCCCGGCCCTGGGCGAAGAGTTGGCCCTCTGGCGGGTGCCGGCCCTGGGCTGA
- a CDS encoding sensor domain-containing protein: MSLLPASHPGFFEALAQRRTYTTLLYLLLSMATGILAFTYTVTGLSLSLGLAILIIGIPVALTFLVGARLLSVGEVHLLKVLVGGEGSAGPALLPGGEGFLGRLKRLLKDRRTWTSLLYLLLLMPLGIAYFTTLVSLLSVGLGLLAVPAARLFQATGTLSLDLGGTGWALAHPNLTALLCGLTGLALIPLTFHLALLLGRFQVWLAKHLLVNA, encoded by the coding sequence ATGTCCCTGCTGCCCGCATCCCACCCAGGCTTCTTCGAGGCGCTGGCCCAGCGCCGGACCTACACCACCCTGCTCTACCTGCTGCTGTCCATGGCCACGGGCATCCTGGCCTTCACCTACACGGTGACGGGTCTCTCCCTGAGCCTGGGCCTGGCCATCCTCATCATCGGCATCCCCGTGGCGCTGACCTTTCTCGTGGGCGCCCGCCTGCTCTCCGTGGGCGAGGTGCACCTGCTGAAGGTGCTGGTGGGCGGAGAGGGCTCGGCAGGCCCCGCCCTGCTGCCCGGCGGGGAGGGATTCCTGGGCCGGCTGAAGCGCCTGCTGAAGGATCGCCGCACCTGGACCAGCCTCCTCTACCTGCTGCTCCTGATGCCCCTGGGCATCGCCTACTTCACCACGCTGGTCAGCCTGCTCTCCGTGGGCCTGGGCCTGCTCGCGGTACCCGCAGCGCGGCTCTTCCAGGCCACCGGGACCCTCAGCCTCGACCTGGGCGGCACGGGCTGGGCCCTGGCCCACCCGAACCTGACGGCCCTGCTCTGCGGCCTGACGGGCCTGGCCCTCATCCCCCTCACCTTCCACCTGGCGCTGCTGCTGGGCCGCTTCCAGGTCTGGCTGGCCAAGCACCTGCTGGTGAACGCCTAG
- a CDS encoding DUF4342 domain-containing protein has product MTTDTTQDRTRTEEFKLEGGKVLDKIKDLIHQGNIRRIILKNEAGKTLIEIPLTLGLVGAALLPVFAAVGALAAVVTRMVIVVEKTDGD; this is encoded by the coding sequence ATGACCACAGACACCACCCAGGACCGCACCCGCACCGAGGAATTCAAGCTCGAAGGCGGCAAGGTGCTCGACAAGATCAAGGACCTCATCCACCAGGGGAACATCCGCCGGATCATCCTGAAGAACGAGGCGGGGAAGACGCTCATCGAGATCCCGCTCACCCTGGGCCTGGTGGGGGCGGCCCTCCTGCCCGTCTTCGCCGCCGTGGGTGCCCTGGCCGCGGTCGTCACGCGCATGGTGATCGTGGTGGAGAAAACCGATGGCGACTGA